Genomic DNA from Pyramidobacter piscolens W5455:
CGGTGGCGAGCTTCGGCGACGTTGACATCATATCGGACGGCAACGTCACCTTCGCCGGCAACAAGGTTTCCGGCAGCACGCTGGCGCTGGGTGGCGCGGTCTACGCGCTGGGCGACGTGGATCTGACGGCCCCGAACGGGCGCGTTGCCTTCATGAGCGTCGGCGACGACGCGGTCTTCGGCGGCACCTTGACGGTCGAGAGCGAAACGCTACTGGGCGTGAAGGGCGTGGAGTTGATCGACCAGAAGCTCGCGCTGAGCGAAGCGGGCGTTCCCGACGCCGTCGCCGCCGTCTTCGCCCCGGCGGGCGGCGCGGCCGACCTGACGGCGGTCGATACGGTCGTCGGCGAGAAGGGCGAGCCCGGCGGGCTGTTCCGTGTGGCCGCCGATACGGTCGACCTGAAAAGCGATTCCGAGGCGATGGTCCTCGGCGCGGCCGGCGACGGCAGGCACTACTTCATGACCGTGGAAAGCCCGGCTATCACCGGCGGCGACGCCTTCATGGCTTCGACGTACCGCAACGCCACCGTCGGCTTCGACGTCGACGGCAACGCGCGGCACTATTACCTCGACGTGAAAGACGGCAAGGATCTGGTCTGGAACGGAACGATCGACGCCGATTGGGACATTGACGCGACGGAAAACTGGAAAGATGGCAACGGCGCAGCCGAAAAATTCTTTAACGCCGACCGCGTCACCTTTGACGATACGGCGAAAGAATACGTCGTGGACGTGGTCGATCCCACGGTGCTGCCCGGCGCGATGACCGTGGCGGGGGCAAAGGATTACGCCTTCGTCTCGACGATGGGCGCGCCGCGCCTGATCGGCACGCCGGCGCTGGCGCTGACGGGATCGGGCAAAACGGCCTTCGCCAATCTCGACGTGGCGGTGACGGAGTCCTTCACGGCCGGCGCGGCTTCGCAACTGGTCGCCGACGGGACGAGGACGGCCGGCGGCATGGCGGTCGTGCGCGGCACGGGAAGCGCGGCGCTGAACGTCGCAGACGGCGCGGCGTTGATGGTGCAAAAGGCGGAGCTGAACATCCCCTACCGCATCGTCGACGGCTTCGCCGATTACGGCCCCGTCATGAACTGGCACACACAGCCCTACGCGGGCACGATCTTCGACGAGGCAGCGCTCGCCTACGCGCCCGAAGGCGCGTGGGATCCGATCACGGGAGGCTACGTGACGCTGTGGGACGAAGGAACGGTGACGTTCTCCGACCGCTTCCGCATGGAATCCGATCCGGCCGCGCTGCTGTCGCTGGCCAACACGGCGCTGACGCTCTCGCGCTCCTTCGCGGGCACGCTCAACGCGCGCGCTTCCAGCCGCCAGAACGCGACGGGCGACCTGAGCAGGCTCGGGCGCATGAACTTCGTGCCCGACGCCGGCGCTCCCGCGGCCGACAAGGGCGTGTGGGGCTCGATCTGGTACGGGCACAGCGACGTGGACGGCATGACCGTGACGGGCGCTTCGGGATCGCTCGAGCAGGACAGCACCACCAAATCCTACGGCGCCACGATCGGCGGCGACTTCACGCGCCGCGGCTTCACCACGGGTCTGGCCGTGCAGCTGGGCAAGTACGACACTGACGGCGCGTACGGCGCCGACGCCGACGGCAAGTTTATCGGCGTCGGCTTGTACGGCGGCTTCAAACGCGGAGATTGGGAGTTCACGGGCGACCTCGGCTACAACTGGTTCGACACGGACGTGACGGCGAATCTGTCGGACGGCTCGTTCCGCGCCGACGGCGTCAAGGGACACGTGGCGACGGCGGGCGTGCGCGCCAACTGGCACCTGCCGCCCCGCGGCGCCATGCAGGTGACGCCGTTCCTCGGCCTGCGCTTCAGCCGCTACGACCAGGACGCCTACGACATGAAGGGCAGCTTCGTCGAACAGAAAATCCGCTCCGAAGATTCCTCGATCGACCAGTGGACGCTGCCTCTGGGCGTGCGCTTCGACTGGAACCTGAAGAACCGCGGCGACTGGGAACTGAAGCCGTCGCTGGAGATCGCCTACGTGCGCGCCTTCGGCGACACGGACATCGATTCCCGCCTGCGGTTCCTCGGCAGCGGCGCGACGCTGCCGGCCATGGACTTCACCGCGGCGGTGACGGACGAGAACAGCTTCCGCACGGCGCTGCAGCTGGAAGGCAAACGCAAGAACATGACGCTGGGGCTGAACCTGTCGGGACAGTTCTCCAGCAACCAGAAGGATCTCGGCGTCGGCGCCACGGTGCGCTGGGACTTCTAACGAGCGGCGCGAAATCGCATAGACGGTCGCGACGCGATAACACAAGGCGGATCGCCGAAAATCGGCGATCCGCCTTTTCTCATACAAACGGAACTATGACGCCGCAACGATCTGCGGAAAATGTTCCACGTGGAACATCGGAAAACAAAAACCGTCACGGCGAAAGCCGCGGGCGCGGCACCTCCATGAAACCGTTTTTTCGTTTTTCTCCGCTTCGCTGCTTCTCCGTGGTGGATCTTGTTTTATACTAATTCTTGATAGAAAGTATTAACATAGTTTTCTGGGCGCTGCGAGGAAGTCCAGTCGCTCGGACATACTCGGCCGCTCCGCGGTCTGCGCAGCTCGCTTTGTGGATCTTCCTCGCAGCGCCCTTGTGTTCGGTCTTTTGACCAATAAATAGTATTACTCGACGGCGGCGATGACTTCGATCTCCACTTTCAGGCCGGCGTTCAGTTTGCCGACGGGGACGACCGAGCGGGCCGGATGGTGAGCGCCGAAGAACTCGGCGTAGCACTGGTTCACCGCGGCCCAGTCGTCCTGACTGCCGACGAAGGCGGTGGTCTTCAGCACTTTGTCGCGCGAGGAACCGCACTCTTTGAGGATGAGGTCGACGTTGTTCAGCGCGCGCATGGTTTCCTCGGCCATGGTGCCGGGGCGGTTCTCGCCGTTTTCCGGATCCTTGGAGAGCTGGCCGGAAATGAAGATCAGTCCGTCGTGGATCAGCGCCA
This window encodes:
- a CDS encoding autotransporter outer membrane beta-barrel domain-containing protein, yielding EVKGLALDLGFVAPDAKASLALASLKLPVAAALGGAGASIGSIEANAAETIDLSGNSASASGGVAAALGGGLAGLGGIDLIAPQGVSVTNNTAFAKAAGGAELNVEGLELNLPGFLPVPVSLGKLEGHAPIAAAFGGAIAGDGWIETEKLVVSDNAALAQGGLAAAIGGVGKMTVADPGTGNPASAQFRGNRAEALGSEKISLSVAGLKLGLPMLPPELNASLSGSAAAAIGGVGIVNVGALPNGGAILFADNRASADGSLAAALGGATADFSTDNTNYPDEVAFTRNRALARNSTGIPLSIEGDALKELAVNLVGSIDPANEEGLKALANAALSARSIAFAAGGAAFMPEEIYAGREINFVANEAAAEGDLGVALGGAVASFGDVDIISDGNVTFAGNKVSGSTLALGGAVYALGDVDLTAPNGRVAFMSVGDDAVFGGTLTVESETLLGVKGVELIDQKLALSEAGVPDAVAAVFAPAGGAADLTAVDTVVGEKGEPGGLFRVAADTVDLKSDSEAMVLGAAGDGRHYFMTVESPAITGGDAFMASTYRNATVGFDVDGNARHYYLDVKDGKDLVWNGTIDADWDIDATENWKDGNGAAEKFFNADRVTFDDTAKEYVVDVVDPTVLPGAMTVAGAKDYAFVSTMGAPRLIGTPALALTGSGKTAFANLDVAVTESFTAGAASQLVADGTRTAGGMAVVRGTGSAALNVADGAALMVQKAELNIPYRIVDGFADYGPVMNWHTQPYAGTIFDEAALAYAPEGAWDPITGGYVTLWDEGTVTFSDRFRMESDPAALLSLANTALTLSRSFAGTLNARASSRQNATGDLSRLGRMNFVPDAGAPAADKGVWGSIWYGHSDVDGMTVTGASGSLEQDSTTKSYGATIGGDFTRRGFTTGLAVQLGKYDTDGAYGADADGKFIGVGLYGGFKRGDWEFTGDLGYNWFDTDVTANLSDGSFRADGVKGHVATAGVRANWHLPPRGAMQVTPFLGLRFSRYDQDAYDMKGSFVEQKIRSEDSSIDQWTLPLGVRFDWNLKNRGDWELKPSLEIAYVRAFGDTDIDSRLRFLGSGATLPAMDFTAAVTDENSFRTALQLEGKRKNMTLGLNLSGQFSSNQKDLGVGATVRWDF
- a CDS encoding RidA family protein; translation: MKEIMQVKGLKPRGHYALALIHDGLIFISGQLSKDPENGENRPGTMAEETMRALNNVDLILKECGSSRDKVLKTTAFVGSQDDWAAVNQCYAEFFGAHHPARSVVPVGKLNAGLKVEIEVIAAVE